One Salvelinus sp. IW2-2015 unplaced genomic scaffold, ASM291031v2 Un_scaffold1753, whole genome shotgun sequence DNA segment encodes these proteins:
- the LOC112071872 gene encoding uncharacterized protein, with amino-acid sequence MEAYSPLPHNSHDSLTTPTPSSPSPATPGGTPFDTTPRPSHLSRLPHTPLGQPAPPPPPPLPPQPHVSPTFPLSPLRPPTTQHPHPTRAPLRPLLRHTPATTPLPDPPSRHTPPSPPLTPRQPHPPRHTAPHTPLPPPPRASRECPPPARSDLANHHTRSATLH; translated from the exons ATGGAAGCATATTCTCCACTCCCACATAACTCCCACGATAGCCTCACCACCCCcactccctcctcaccctcccctgCCACACCCGGCGGCACCCCCTTCGACACCACACCACGCCCAAGCCACCTCTCTCGCCTTCCCCACACTCCGCTCGGACAACCGGcccccccacctccaccccctctgccCCCACAGCCCCACGTCTCACccaccttccccctctctcccctccgcccCCC cacaacacaacacccgCACCCGACGCGCGCACCGCTCCGCCCCCTCCTTCGCCACACCCCCGCGACAACCCCCCTCCCTGACCCCCCCTCTCGGCACACGCCGCCATCACCCCCCCTCACCCCACGACAGCCCCACCCGCCCCGGCACACAGCCccccacacccccctccccccgcccccaCGCGCAAGCCGCGAATGCCCACCCCCTGCTCGATCCGATCTCGCCAACCACCACACCCGCTCCGCCACCCTGCACTGA
- the LOC139024655 gene encoding uncharacterized protein codes for MSSRTPTSTHTFTGPPGPAPPVISTPSPPVPLGLRRNLHPPKPPLKSKSSSPPPPPHLLPTSKPHYTHPSPIPPCQLQPPPTTPPLHSAPASLHPPAQPPPQPPSNPQTPNPAPPPLPHPLPFPLLLPPRHAPLSRSPRPHHHRPSPPRLTSHSCHPSPRPPTHLTPPPGPPTTLPPLPPSLLSPHSPPCPHQSDPTHLILPPAHGHPSPPLRRPTPPTPTPPPSPSLHNHRTPAPCAPSFKLPTHSSPARPIPPHHTHPHQPLETSPCPSTHCLFPHTLLTITSPAQISKLYPPSRLLHNKAARPPFHPFPPPLPHTILFPPAATCPVAHNPHLNSSPPPAAIHLYARPTHSTTLSPLSAHPSLSLYSLPPPPAPPPPAPPPHASPITQSLPLPPPPSRLSLTTTNRRECPSSSTPRSPLPTLAPTSPAPPTAPPDLSHAYWRPSAPPTHTHLLRASHAPHPPPPHVPPDTDSHSAAPHSATPSAPLSPRSVLSPCPTSPQPTCSRHTTPHPTLPSPPPPPPPALPFLHTTSPPP; via the exons ATGTCCTCCCGCACACCCACCTCGACACACACCTTCACCGGCCCACCTGGCCCCGCACCCCCTGTTATCAGCACACCCTCCCCGCCAGTCCCCTTAGGTTTAAGGAGGAATCTTCACCCTCCCAAACCACCCTTAA agagcaaatccagctcaccacctcctcccccacacctcctccccacctccaAGCCCCACTACACTcacccctcccccatcccccctTGCCAACTCCAGCCACCCCCCACCACACCTCCCCTTCACTCCGCCCccgcctctctccatccccctgcgcagccccccccccagcccccctctAACCCTCAGACACCCAACCCCGCCCCTCCCCCACTCCCCCACccactccccttccccctcctcctaccCCCTCGCCACGCACCACTCTCCCGCTCCCCCCGACCTCACCACCACCGGCCCAGCCCTCCCCGCCTCACCTCACACAGTTGCCACCCCTCTCCCAGGCCCCCCACTCACCTCACTCCACCCCCCGGCCCccccaccaccctccctcccctgcctccatccctcctctccccccactcGCCTCCCTGCCCCCACCAATCGGACCCCACCCACCTCATCCTCCCACCCGCACATGgacacccctcccctcctctccggcGCCCCACTCCTCCCACCCCCACTCCTCCCCCCTCACCCAGCCTACACAACCATCGCACGCCCGCCCCATGCGCCCCCTCATTTAAGCTCCCCACACACTCGTCCCCCGCACGCCCCATACCCCCTCACCACACCCACCCCCACCAACCACTTGAGACCTCCCCTTGTCCCTCAACACACTGCCTATTCCCACACACCCTCCTCACTATAACATCCCCCGCCCAAATCTCAAAACTCTATCCACCCAGCCGCCTACTGCATAATAAAGCAGCGCGTCCCCCCTTCCACCCATTTCCCCCACCCCTCCCACACACCATCCTTTTTCCCCCCGCCGCCACTTGCCCCGTTGCACACAACCCTCACCTCAACTCCTCCCCACCTCCAGCGGCCATACACCTCTACGCCCGTCCCACACACTCGACaactctttctcctctgtccgcacacccctccctttccctctactCCCTGCCCCCCCCgcccgcgccccccccccccgccccccccccccacgcaagTCCAATCACccagtctctccccctccctcctccgccGTCGCGCCTGTCCCTGACCACGACCAACCGCCGCGAGTGCCCCTCCTCCAGCACTCCACGCAGCCCCCTCCCAACTCTCGCCCCCA CCTCTCCCGCCCCCCCCACCGCGCCCCCCGATCTCTCTCACGCATACTGGCGGCCCTCTGCCCCGCCCACTCATACCCACCTCCTCCGCGCCTCGCACGCCCCTCACCCACCTCCTCCCCACGTCCCCCCAGACACCGACTCCCACTCCGCCGCGCCCCACAGCGCTACCCCCTCCGCCCCCCTCTCCCCGCGCAGTGTCCTGTCGCCCTGCCCCACGAGCCCACAGCCGACCTGTTCCCGAcacaccaccccccaccccaccctcccctcccccccgcccccaccccctccagccctccccttcctccacacCACATCACCCCCACCCTAA